In Colletotrichum higginsianum IMI 349063 chromosome 1, whole genome shotgun sequence, the DNA window TGAATGAGGCATCCTGCTTCCGTTACCCCAGGTCGCCAGGTCCTTTTGGTGCGTCCCATTGTTGATACCATGCCCATCATTGGGCAGTTGGGCCCGCTTGGCTCCCGGTTCACCCGGGGATGTTGGGGTTGCCGTTGGAGTCTTGCGGACTTTGGAGTGCGGGGGAGGAGAACAGATCATGCATCAAGGGACGCTTTGCCGTGATGAGGACTCGACGCTGTCATCGGTTTCGGGGAGTTGGCCAAATGGCTGGTATTGCTGAGTCGTGAATGACAATCCCAAtagagaaaaaaaaaaaaaggggggggggggggttagTTAACATAGTCTATCAATCTCCTGCAACGTTTCAATGCTGCAACTCTGGTCACTCTCACAACCACCATTGTGTGTTTCGTTTTATCGGGAGAGATCGTAATCGTAAGCCGGATGATCGGGTTTCCAGAAGGCACCGCTAGGGGAATCACGACTAAGGAACTGAGGCTTTAGGCTTTCGGGTTTTATTTCCCCCAGACCCTCCCTTTCCGGAGACTATTTACTTACTGGTTTGACGTTTGGAAGCATGGCGTCTTTCTTCAAACACAGGCACATCATTTGCTGGCAGTTAAGGATTGCGTTGAACTACTGAGTTTTGTCTAGAGGACAATTCGTGCTGCTAGCATTACTCGTCCGTTAGAGTGGTGCACAGACTAGGCACACAACAAACTCTTATTAAGGGTATATTCTAGAATTAGGTGCACACTCGTCAGTGGGCGAACAGTGTGTGTTGTGGGTGGTTGTGCGCCCTCTAACGCATAAGTATTCAGCACCTAGGTGCAGACTAAACTTTTGTTACTAGGGCATGTTTGTTGTAGAAGCAAAGACCACTACAAGTACCCTACCTATCCCACGGTTATAGAAGCATTAGGTTCATGTCTCCGAACGGGTCCGCGAACCTAGCGAGCCGTCAGAACCGACGTGGGACGACCGGACGCTGAGATTGAACTATAGAACGGAGATATAGGACGAAGATAGGGTACGTGCACCCCCCCAATCTAGTAAGTCAGGACATCTTCTCGGACCGAAGGCTCAGTTCGACTGACTCAGAGACtgaccctcccccccccctttatACACTTAACGACATAATCAATTGCTGGACCCTGAATCTCCCTCGCCCGGCGATGCCGGGCTATGATGGACGGTTATGCCTGACGTGGCAGGGAACCCATTCATGCGAACAATGCTCGTCCTACCTCTTGCGTCGGCatgttgatgatgttggGAGATCTCTTCTGTCACATTGGTATTGCCGTCAATCATCTAAATAAATACTGGTTCACTAATCAAGAGCTGTCCCATAGAACATGGCTCGAGAACATGCAGGCACTGATGTTGCTGCCATCGTCCTCCCCTTATTTCATCCATGTCAACGGTGTTTTAAAAAGGAAACTACCCGGCCATTCGTGGTGTTGCTGGAAGAGTGAGTAGCTTTCTCGTCCCCTCCGCGCTGTCACTCATTTTCCCGGGCCACCTCGTCGGTGCCCATCATGACTCCCACTCACTTCGTCACTCTTTTCCTTGCATTTCTTTCATTGTGTCATGCCCAGCAGCTCCAGCAAGAAAGCGCCGAatacatcatctttgcaaAACGGGGCACCACGAAAGCAGACGCAGATGGGTTTGCCAACGCCCTCCAAGCTCTcgtgggcgaggcggccgaaATCGGCTCCATCTTGGACTTGAACGGAGTTCCCATCATGTGGCGAGCGCAGCTGAAGCCCGACCAGCTCGACAAGGTAAAAGCTGACCGCGTTATCGCCGGCGCTGCACCAAACGAGAGAACCATACCCCACGACCCAACACCCGACGttgccgatgatgtcgaTTCAGACGTCGAACCTTCTCTAGGACCAGCCCCGGATGAATCGGCTACTGTGGCGAAGAGAGCAAACTATAAACAGGAACCGACTCCGAAGAACAGGATATTCGACCTGCGCATCCtttcaacgccgccgcaggcGAAAAGCATCGCGCCCAACTTCTACTACGAAGACCCGGCTGGCGAAGGCATCACTGTCTACCAGGTCGACCTCGGCCCATTCTCCCTGGACCACGACGAGTTTGCGACCGCCTCCAAGGCGACTCGTCGGCCCATCGACGTGAGCACGAAGAGAGGGCGCCCCGCCTCTGACGCGGAGCACGGAACCTGCAGTGCTTCCAAGATTGTGGGCCGGACGACCGGGACAGCGAAGCGCGCGAATCTCGTTGCTGTCCGGATAGACGAGACCGATTGGGGCGTCGTCTCTGGGCTCcgggccgccgccaaggacatCTTCGACCGCAAACTGAATGGGAAGGCTGTGGTGTCAATCTCGGTCTACGCACGACCGCACTTCCCGCACATCATGGACGGGGTCCGCGATGCGGTGGAGGCTCTCGTGAGCCTGGATGTCCCCGTCGTCTGCCCGTCTGGCAACAAGGGGATACGGGGAGAGGTTGTCGAGGTGGACGGCTTGCCGGCCCTCTTGGCCAAGGACTTGCCCGTGATCGTGGTCGGCTCGGTCAACAGGACACTCGAAAAGTCCTATTTCAGTCAGCAAGGAGACCTCGTCACCACCTgggccgtcggcgagaaTGTCAGGTGTGCCGACTACAAACAACCCTCCGAGCTGATGGCCAACACGGGCACATCCTTCTCCGGACCACAAgtcgccg includes these proteins:
- a CDS encoding Alkaline serine protease — translated: MTPTHFVTLFLAFLSLCHAQQLQQESAEYIIFAKRGTTKADADGFANALQALVGEAAEIGSILDLNGVPIMWRAQLKPDQLDKVKADRVIAGAAPNERTIPHDPTPDVADDVDSDVEPSLGPAPDESATVAKRANYKQEPTPKNRIFDLRILSTPPQAKSIAPNFYYEDPAGEGITVYQVDLGPFSLDHDEFATASKATRRPIDVSTKRGRPASDAEHGTCSASKIVGRTTGTAKRANLVAVRIDETDWGVVSGLRAAAKDIFDRKLNGKAVVSISVYARPHFPHIMDGVRDAVEALVSLDVPVVCPSGNKGIRGEVVEVDGLPALLAKDLPVIVVGSVNRTLEKSYFSQQGDLVTTWAVGENVRCADYKQPSELMANTGTSFSGPQVAGIAAYFMSHPTFSTRLRKGTVAADMRDLIRKTSFPRIREAGYPPIAWNLWGLEKACSPKTAPPGRRSRMGTVESRALPACSLVP